A single genomic interval of Bacillus sp. es.036 harbors:
- a CDS encoding ABC transporter ATP-binding protein has product MNRHVGKRLVKYALGFKKNILIALLLLTVAVTAELSGPFIAKRMIDVHILGIEYPWYESDQGEDVVQYDGGWYKRSDHFENNEAKGEEARILQIGRDYYFIDEPIAFDGERSINENTLTIEKDGQRQSYGASEISNEELLAFYQPQIEPMIWLIALYFGLLVFASFFEYGQGLLLQTSANRIIQKMRTDVYAQIQRLHINYFDNLPAGKVVARITNDTEAIRELYVTVLATFFTSIFYMTGIFVALFLLDVKLAFITLTIVPLLFVWIIVYRKYASKFNKVIRTRVSDINAMINESIQGMSIIRAFKRQQMTEREFEELNDSHFTYQNKLLHLNSLMSHNLVNILRNISFVALIWYFGGASLTSSAVISLGVLYAFVDYLNRLFQPVTNMVNQLANLEQALVAADRVFELLDEEGEDVADGIFPRYEGNVSFDHVSFAYKEDEYVLKNLSFEAKKGQTIALVGHTGSGKSSIMNLLFRFYDNQKGTISIDGKNIQDIKKQELRQHMAIVLQDPFLFTGTIASNVSLDDPSISREKVEKALNDVGADQLLRSLPNGYDEPVIEKGSTLSSGQRQLISFARALAFDPAVLILDEATSTVDTETEMIIQDALDILKKGRTTFIIAHRLSTIREADQILVLHQGEIVERGDHDQLMQKKGRYFQMYQLQQGKKIEQAV; this is encoded by the coding sequence ATGAACCGACATGTAGGAAAGCGTTTAGTAAAGTATGCACTTGGATTTAAGAAAAATATTTTAATTGCACTTCTACTTTTAACAGTTGCCGTGACAGCGGAACTATCTGGTCCTTTCATTGCTAAACGGATGATCGACGTTCATATTCTTGGAATTGAGTATCCATGGTATGAATCAGATCAGGGGGAAGACGTTGTTCAATATGATGGTGGATGGTATAAGCGAAGCGATCATTTTGAAAATAATGAAGCAAAAGGAGAAGAGGCAAGAATTCTTCAAATCGGGCGTGATTATTACTTCATTGACGAACCGATCGCTTTCGACGGTGAAAGATCAATTAACGAAAATACGCTCACTATCGAAAAGGATGGGCAACGACAGTCCTACGGAGCATCAGAAATAAGCAACGAAGAGCTGCTCGCCTTTTATCAACCTCAGATTGAACCGATGATCTGGCTCATTGCATTATACTTCGGACTTCTCGTCTTCGCTTCATTTTTTGAATATGGGCAAGGACTTCTTTTGCAAACTTCAGCTAACCGAATCATTCAAAAGATGAGAACAGATGTCTATGCGCAAATTCAGCGTTTGCACATCAACTACTTCGATAATTTGCCAGCTGGAAAAGTAGTGGCAAGAATTACGAATGATACAGAGGCGATACGTGAGCTTTATGTAACCGTACTCGCAACTTTTTTCACTAGCATCTTTTATATGACAGGCATCTTTGTTGCCTTGTTCTTATTGGATGTAAAGCTTGCGTTTATTACATTAACCATTGTTCCACTGCTGTTTGTTTGGATCATTGTTTATCGCAAATATGCTTCCAAATTTAATAAAGTGATCCGGACAAGAGTGAGTGACATTAATGCTATGATTAACGAGTCCATTCAAGGAATGTCAATCATAAGAGCTTTTAAACGCCAGCAAATGACAGAACGAGAATTTGAAGAATTAAATGATAGCCACTTTACGTATCAGAACAAGCTTTTACATTTAAATTCTTTAATGTCTCATAACCTGGTTAACATTTTAAGGAATATCTCATTTGTAGCATTGATTTGGTATTTCGGAGGAGCTTCTCTTACATCAAGTGCCGTGATAAGTCTTGGCGTTCTCTATGCTTTCGTCGACTATTTAAATCGATTGTTTCAACCCGTTACAAACATGGTCAATCAACTTGCCAATCTAGAGCAGGCACTGGTTGCTGCAGACCGCGTTTTTGAGCTTCTTGATGAAGAAGGAGAAGATGTAGCGGATGGAATTTTCCCGCGGTATGAAGGGAATGTTTCTTTCGATCATGTTTCCTTTGCTTATAAAGAAGATGAATATGTGTTAAAGAATCTTTCTTTTGAAGCAAAAAAAGGTCAAACTATTGCGCTCGTTGGACACACGGGCTCAGGAAAAAGCTCCATTATGAATTTATTATTTCGATTTTATGATAATCAAAAAGGAACAATATCCATTGATGGGAAAAACATTCAGGATATTAAAAAGCAAGAACTGAGACAGCATATGGCAATTGTACTTCAGGATCCATTTCTATTCACAGGCACGATTGCATCAAATGTTAGTCTTGACGACCCCTCTATTTCAAGAGAAAAAGTAGAAAAAGCTTTAAACGATGTTGGAGCAGATCAGCTGCTCCGTTCGCTTCCAAACGGTTATGATGAGCCAGTTATAGAAAAAGGAAGCACGCTTTCTTCCGGGCAAAGACAGCTTATCTCATTTGCAAGAGCGTTAGCGTTTGATCCTGCTGTCCTTATACTTGATGAAGCGACTTCAACTGTTGATACTGAGACGGAAATGATTATTCAAGACGCTCTCGATATTTTGAAAAAGGGGCGTACCACATTTATCATTGCCCACAGACTTTCAACGATAAGAGAGGCAGATCAAATTCTCGTTCTTCATCAGGGAGAAATCGTTGAGCGAGGCGATCATGATCAATTGATGCAGAAAAAAGGAAGGTACTTTCAAATGTATCAGCTTCAACAAGGGAAAAAGATTGAGCAAGCCGTGTAG
- a CDS encoding ABC transporter ATP-binding protein, with the protein MFSILHKLSWFFKQHWKRYSIAIGLLILGGILEVIPPKLIGMAIDEINVGSLTWDSLRNYLFFYGALLIVVYLVTYVWMYQLFGGAFLVERMLRSRFMKHLLKMTPSFYEKNRTGDLMARATNDLKAVSLTAGFGILTLVDSTIFMLLILVTMGVLISWKLTLAAILPLPLMALAMNRYGKVIHKRFTAAQDSFGHMNDQVLESIAGVRVTRAYVQERADQQKFKNLTEDVYRKNIDVAKIDVLFEPTIKVLVGMSYLIGLGYGAYLVFHNVLTLGELVSFNVYLGMLIWPMIAVGELINVMQRGSASLNRVLDTLSHEEDVKEHHAPKHHESPGTICFEHVQFTYPTSSVTNLNDVSFTLEKGQTLGIVGRTGSGKTTLLKQLLREYPVGEGKIKISDVPIEEFSLGTLQSWIGYVPQDQMLFSRSVRENLLFGKKDGTDQDVDQVLRLSDFKKDVNLLPQGLETLVGEKGVALSGGQKQRVSIARALMIDPEILILDDAMSAVDGKTEAQILANIRSERAGKTTLIATHRLSGVKHADRILVLEDGKVIEEGTHEELLTQQGWYREQYDRQQLEDSLKEVL; encoded by the coding sequence ATGTTCTCGATTTTACACAAGTTAAGCTGGTTTTTTAAGCAGCATTGGAAGCGCTACAGTATTGCCATCGGTTTGTTAATTTTAGGTGGGATCCTTGAGGTTATTCCGCCGAAGCTAATTGGGATGGCAATTGATGAGATCAATGTAGGAAGTTTAACGTGGGATAGCTTACGGAATTATCTATTTTTTTATGGTGCGTTATTGATTGTCGTTTATCTCGTCACATATGTATGGATGTATCAACTATTTGGTGGTGCATTTCTAGTTGAGAGAATGCTTCGGTCTAGATTCATGAAACATCTTCTGAAAATGACGCCGTCTTTTTACGAGAAAAATCGGACTGGGGACTTGATGGCAAGAGCAACAAACGACTTAAAAGCCGTGTCGCTTACAGCGGGTTTCGGTATTTTAACTTTGGTTGATTCAACGATCTTTATGTTACTTATATTGGTTACGATGGGTGTTTTGATTAGCTGGAAACTAACTCTTGCGGCTATTCTGCCTCTTCCATTAATGGCTCTTGCCATGAACCGTTATGGAAAGGTTATTCATAAGCGCTTTACCGCTGCGCAGGATTCTTTCGGTCATATGAATGATCAAGTACTTGAATCGATTGCAGGTGTTCGCGTTACGCGTGCTTATGTACAAGAGAGAGCGGATCAGCAAAAATTCAAAAACTTAACAGAAGATGTTTACAGAAAGAACATTGATGTAGCAAAGATAGATGTCCTTTTTGAACCAACGATTAAAGTACTCGTAGGGATGAGTTATTTAATTGGTTTAGGATATGGGGCTTATCTTGTTTTTCACAATGTACTTACACTAGGCGAACTCGTGTCATTTAACGTGTATCTCGGTATGCTGATTTGGCCGATGATTGCGGTTGGTGAGCTAATTAATGTCATGCAGCGCGGAAGTGCCTCACTAAATCGGGTATTGGATACGTTATCTCACGAAGAAGATGTGAAGGAACATCATGCTCCGAAACATCACGAGTCTCCTGGTACGATTTGCTTTGAACATGTTCAGTTTACGTATCCAACCTCTTCAGTTACAAATTTAAATGATGTTTCATTTACGCTTGAAAAAGGTCAAACGCTCGGTATCGTTGGGCGAACTGGTAGCGGAAAAACCACTTTGCTAAAGCAATTGTTGAGAGAATACCCAGTAGGCGAAGGGAAAATAAAAATCTCTGATGTACCGATCGAAGAGTTTTCGCTTGGAACGCTTCAAAGCTGGATTGGGTATGTTCCGCAAGATCAAATGCTATTTTCTCGATCAGTGCGAGAAAACCTGCTTTTTGGTAAGAAAGATGGAACTGACCAAGATGTCGATCAAGTCCTCCGTTTATCTGATTTTAAGAAAGATGTCAATCTTCTTCCTCAAGGGCTTGAAACACTTGTAGGAGAAAAGGGGGTAGCACTATCTGGTGGGCAAAAGCAGCGGGTTTCGATTGCTAGAGCTCTCATGATTGATCCGGAAATTCTTATTCTTGATGATGCGATGTCAGCAGTGGATGGGAAAACAGAGGCACAAATTCTTGCAAATATAAGAAGTGAACGTGCTGGTAAAACGACGCTTATTGCCACACATCGGCTTTCAGGTGTAAAGCATGCTGATCGTATTCTTGTTCTAGAAGATGGCAAAGTGATTGAAGAAGGTACACATGAGGAGCTTCTTACTCAACAAGGATGGTACAGAGAGCAATATGACAGACAGCAACTTGAAGATTCACTAAAGGAGGTGCTGTAA
- a CDS encoding M20/M25/M40 family metallo-hydrolase — translation MNQEFLLELLSTASPSGAEMEIQHKWMDYVKEFADEMKTDNAGNAIGVLNPNAEFKVLLAGHCDEIGFMVKKIDQDGFIRVEKLGGISHKPAIGMKVTILGTHGNLTGVFGVNAEHHGGAKEFNFEDLYIDCGATSKEEIEKYVQIGDLAVYKREVEHLLNDRISGRGLDNRTGSFIVAEVLRKLAKRNPKVGVYAVSTVNEETNMGGAYFAGAGIQPTMAIACDVTFSSDYPGIDARKHTEVNLGDGPVLAKGAPINIKINQLLEKAAKKLDLKLQYELTPRMTGTDADKLRLTGYGVPISLVSLPLRYMHAPVETVSLKDMQEEIDLLVEMIAELTGEESVNPLSK, via the coding sequence ATGAATCAGGAATTTTTACTTGAATTGTTATCAACTGCTTCACCATCAGGAGCTGAAATGGAGATTCAGCATAAATGGATGGACTATGTGAAGGAATTTGCTGACGAAATGAAAACAGACAATGCAGGAAACGCAATTGGCGTTCTTAATCCCAATGCAGAATTTAAAGTTCTTCTTGCTGGCCACTGTGATGAAATTGGATTTATGGTAAAGAAAATTGATCAAGACGGCTTCATTCGTGTGGAAAAGTTAGGCGGTATTAGTCATAAACCTGCTATCGGTATGAAAGTAACGATTCTTGGCACGCATGGAAATTTAACTGGAGTATTTGGCGTGAATGCTGAACATCATGGTGGAGCAAAAGAATTCAATTTCGAAGATCTTTACATAGACTGTGGTGCAACTTCAAAAGAAGAGATTGAAAAGTATGTTCAAATCGGAGATCTAGCTGTCTATAAACGCGAAGTTGAGCACTTATTGAATGACAGAATTAGTGGCAGAGGCCTAGATAATCGTACGGGATCGTTTATTGTTGCAGAGGTTCTACGAAAGCTCGCTAAGCGAAATCCTAAAGTAGGTGTATATGCGGTTAGTACAGTGAACGAAGAAACAAATATGGGTGGAGCATACTTTGCTGGTGCAGGAATTCAGCCAACGATGGCCATTGCCTGTGATGTGACATTTTCTTCTGATTATCCTGGCATTGATGCAAGAAAACACACGGAGGTTAATCTCGGGGACGGACCTGTTCTTGCGAAAGGTGCTCCAATTAATATTAAAATTAATCAACTACTCGAAAAGGCTGCAAAAAAGCTTGATCTAAAACTTCAATATGAATTAACACCAAGAATGACAGGAACCGATGCTGATAAGCTCCGCTTAACAGGATACGGCGTGCCGATCTCGCTCGTATCTTTGCCGCTTCGCTATATGCATGCGCCAGTTGAAACGGTTAGTCTAAAAGACATGCAGGAAGAAATTGATTTGTTAGTTGAAATGATTGCGGAATTAACTGGTGAAGAAAGTGTAAATCCATTAAGTAAATAA
- a CDS encoding aminoimidazole riboside kinase: MSKGVISLGEALIDFIPLDKDNLTYQKSPGGAPANVAVGLARLGVNSTFLGKVGDDVLGRFLQETLKNYGVDVSTMILTESARTGVVFVTNAENGERSFDFYINPSADRFLSEEEISDQLFERHRILHFGSISMISEPSRTATKKAVEKAKENGLLISYDPNLRLGLWESEDRARETIVSMLSEADILKLSEEELTFITGEETVEAGIKRLAHYRIPVIFITMGGEGSLVFTPNYSLRVPAMKVKAVDTTGAGDAFVSGILHGFNEYVGSLTELSREELERMTQFASVSGALAAATKGAMTALPTKEEVEEILLKESK; encoded by the coding sequence ATGAGTAAAGGTGTCATTAGTTTAGGGGAGGCATTAATTGATTTTATACCTCTTGACAAAGACAATTTAACGTATCAAAAAAGCCCTGGTGGAGCTCCGGCAAATGTAGCAGTTGGACTTGCCCGTCTAGGCGTAAATTCCACTTTTCTTGGAAAAGTAGGCGATGATGTGCTTGGACGTTTTCTTCAAGAAACGTTAAAGAACTATGGTGTAGATGTTTCGACGATGATTCTAACTGAATCTGCACGCACCGGCGTTGTATTTGTAACCAATGCCGAAAATGGTGAACGTAGCTTTGATTTTTACATAAATCCAAGTGCAGATCGTTTCTTAAGTGAGGAAGAAATAAGCGATCAGTTATTTGAGCGTCATCGCATTCTCCACTTCGGATCCATTTCTATGATTAGTGAACCTTCTAGAACAGCTACTAAAAAAGCTGTTGAAAAGGCAAAAGAGAACGGACTGCTCATTTCCTATGATCCGAACTTACGACTTGGTTTATGGGAGAGTGAAGATCGAGCAAGAGAAACGATTGTTTCCATGCTATCTGAGGCAGACATTCTTAAGCTTTCTGAAGAAGAACTAACTTTTATTACTGGTGAAGAAACTGTTGAAGCTGGAATTAAAAGATTGGCTCACTATCGTATACCAGTTATTTTCATTACGATGGGTGGAGAAGGTAGTCTTGTTTTTACTCCTAACTATTCACTCAGAGTTCCTGCTATGAAAGTAAAGGCGGTTGATACGACAGGTGCTGGCGATGCATTTGTATCAGGCATTCTTCATGGTTTTAACGAATACGTTGGCTCTCTCACCGAACTATCGCGCGAAGAGCTCGAGCGAATGACGCAATTTGCTAGCGTTTCTGGTGCTTTAGCAGCTGCAACAAAAGGCGCTATGACGGCCCTGCCAACGAAAGAAGAAGTGGAAGAAATTTTATTAAAAGAATCGAAATAG
- a CDS encoding aldehyde dehydrogenase produces the protein MEHIADKVSLQKEYFYTGETKSYSFRKKQLETLRDVIKEYEPEILQALKDDLHKSEWEAYTTEIGFLLEEIKFTLKHLKEWMTPEKVKSPVTHFGSKSVIHREPFGVTLIIAPWNYPFQLQLAPLIGAIASGNCAVLKPSELTPAVSTLISKMIREVFPEKYIVVIEGGVETSTELLKQPVDHIFFTGSVAVGKIVMEAAAKQLIPVTLELGGKSPAIVDKDANLALAAKRIMWGKFTNAGQTCIAPDYLYVHSDVKMALIEQMNNVLIEFYGEDPLSDEKYGHIVSDRHFDRLKRFLADGDVLIGGQHKASDRVIAPTIMDNVSWEDPVMQEEIFGPILPVLEFTELETVINEVRRRPKPLALYFFSESEEKQEEITLSISFGGGCMNDTFMHIVSPYLPFGGVGSSGTGSYHGKASFEAFSHEKSIVKQTTKFDFAFRYPSAKNGLKIIKKLMG, from the coding sequence ATGGAGCATATTGCTGATAAAGTAAGCCTGCAAAAAGAATATTTTTATACAGGGGAAACAAAATCCTATTCGTTTAGGAAAAAACAGCTTGAAACGTTAAGAGACGTGATTAAAGAGTATGAACCTGAGATCTTACAAGCGCTTAAAGATGATTTGCATAAATCAGAATGGGAAGCTTATACAACTGAAATTGGTTTCCTTTTAGAGGAAATTAAGTTCACACTTAAGCACCTAAAAGAGTGGATGACACCGGAGAAAGTAAAGTCACCAGTTACTCACTTTGGCTCTAAAAGCGTCATTCACCGTGAGCCGTTCGGGGTAACGTTAATTATAGCGCCGTGGAACTATCCATTTCAACTTCAGTTAGCTCCACTTATTGGAGCAATCGCATCGGGGAACTGTGCCGTTTTAAAACCATCAGAATTAACACCTGCTGTCTCAACTCTTATTAGTAAAATGATTCGAGAAGTTTTTCCTGAAAAGTACATTGTGGTTATTGAAGGTGGCGTTGAAACGAGTACTGAACTTTTGAAACAACCGGTTGATCACATCTTTTTCACAGGAAGTGTTGCTGTAGGAAAGATTGTGATGGAGGCGGCTGCAAAGCAACTTATCCCTGTTACGCTTGAATTGGGAGGGAAGAGTCCAGCGATTGTTGACAAAGACGCTAATTTAGCTCTAGCTGCAAAACGAATTATGTGGGGGAAATTCACGAACGCTGGTCAAACATGTATCGCACCTGACTATTTGTATGTCCACAGTGACGTAAAAATGGCATTGATCGAACAAATGAACAATGTGCTGATTGAATTCTACGGAGAAGATCCACTATCAGATGAAAAATACGGTCATATTGTAAGTGATCGTCACTTTGATCGATTAAAAAGGTTTTTAGCCGATGGAGACGTATTAATTGGTGGACAGCATAAAGCAAGTGATCGGGTAATTGCTCCAACGATTATGGACAATGTTTCATGGGAAGATCCAGTGATGCAAGAGGAGATCTTTGGTCCTATTTTACCTGTGCTTGAATTTACAGAACTTGAAACGGTTATTAACGAAGTACGTCGCCGTCCAAAACCGCTCGCACTTTACTTTTTCTCTGAATCCGAAGAAAAACAAGAAGAAATAACGTTATCCATTTCATTTGGGGGAGGGTGTATGAACGACACATTTATGCATATCGTCTCTCCTTACTTGCCTTTTGGTGGCGTTGGGTCTAGTGGTACGGGGAGTTATCATGGGAAAGCAAGCTTTGAAGCCTTCTCGCATGAGAAGAGCATTGTGAAACAAACAACGAAGTTTGATTTCGCCTTCCGATACCCCTCAGCCAAAAATGGGCTGAAAATCATCAAGAAGCTTATGGGGTAA
- the speD gene encoding adenosylmethionine decarboxylase, translating into METLGHHIIAEMWNCNKEKLNDLVYIEETFASAALEAGAEIRDVVFHPFEPQGISGAVIIAESHLTIHSFPEHGYASVDVYTCGDKIDPSEAANAIARSLEAKTIHTVKIPRGAGEITVKEIEKSGVESQ; encoded by the coding sequence ATCGAAACGCTTGGTCATCATATCATCGCAGAGATGTGGAATTGTAACAAAGAAAAACTAAACGATTTAGTGTATATAGAAGAAACATTCGCTAGTGCGGCTCTTGAAGCTGGAGCAGAAATAAGAGATGTTGTTTTTCATCCATTTGAACCTCAAGGTATAAGTGGTGCGGTTATTATCGCTGAATCTCATCTAACCATCCACAGTTTCCCTGAACATGGCTATGCTTCTGTTGATGTCTATACATGCGGAGATAAAATTGATCCTTCCGAAGCAGCGAATGCAATCGCAAGGTCATTAGAAGCAAAAACCATTCACACAGTGAAAATCCCACGTGGCGCAGGAGAAATTACCGTAAAAGAAATTGAAAAAAGTGGTGTGGAATCACAATAA
- a CDS encoding terpene cyclase/mutase family protein, translated as MLEKKVDEKIEDLLSEALRHQHGNGAFNFCFENSLLTDAMMIVLIRMLKLPDKSLLDALVKRLLFKQSKEGYWKLYEDDRGNLSATVQAYHSLLYSGRMTCKHSEMKKAEHYIKKWGGIERVDSMTSIFLALNGHLNWPHLFHIPMLFLLIPKASPVSFNDLSSYARAHFAPILLCQDLRYSIKTRWTPDLTHLIMEDRSMKEDIKQAWTAMSQFPSNQLYKARKRAEQYMLQRIESDGTLMNYATATFFMIYAMLALGYEKHAPSIIRAFNGLKGMLCDSNSHLQNSPSTIWDTALLSYTIQEAGLVHAVPSTRAANHYLVRHQQTKYGDWAITREGIAPGGWGFSEGNTTHPDVDDTTVALRALKDMKNESSRWHDGVSWLLAMQNQDGGWPAFEPDRQAFLLKDLPIDGARSSFPDDSSADLTGRTVEFLCNYAELNRNHPSIRKGTNWLIRNQESDGSWRGRWGICYIYGTWAALTALKAAGYPSDFTPVRKGIQFLKKIQRYDGGWGESCQSDIQQKFVPLHVSTPSQTAWGVDALSVCKETGESLNRGVDYLLKKSYDMEERTYPTGAGLPGGFYIRYHSYEVIWPLLALSHYKKLQMQQ; from the coding sequence ATGCTAGAAAAGAAAGTGGATGAAAAAATAGAAGACCTATTAAGTGAGGCATTAAGGCATCAACATGGGAATGGTGCCTTTAACTTTTGTTTTGAGAATAGTTTATTAACGGATGCGATGATGATTGTATTAATACGCATGCTTAAACTTCCAGATAAATCATTGCTTGATGCTCTTGTGAAACGACTTCTATTTAAACAATCTAAAGAAGGATACTGGAAATTATATGAAGACGATCGAGGGAATCTTTCCGCTACCGTTCAGGCTTACCATAGTCTCCTGTATTCAGGAAGGATGACTTGTAAACATAGTGAGATGAAAAAAGCAGAGCACTATATTAAAAAATGGGGTGGGATCGAAAGGGTTGATTCGATGACGTCCATTTTTCTCGCTTTAAACGGTCATCTAAATTGGCCTCACTTATTCCATATTCCAATGCTTTTTCTACTTATTCCGAAGGCTTCACCAGTTTCTTTCAATGATTTAAGTTCTTATGCAAGAGCGCATTTTGCACCAATTCTTCTGTGCCAGGACCTTCGTTATTCCATTAAAACAAGATGGACGCCAGATCTCACACATTTAATTATGGAAGATCGATCCATGAAAGAAGATATTAAACAAGCATGGACTGCTATGAGTCAATTTCCATCAAACCAGCTATATAAAGCAAGAAAGAGAGCGGAACAATACATGCTTCAAAGAATTGAATCAGACGGGACATTGATGAACTATGCAACGGCTACATTTTTTATGATCTATGCGATGTTGGCCCTAGGATATGAAAAACACGCTCCTTCTATTATACGTGCCTTTAATGGACTGAAAGGAATGCTCTGTGATTCTAATTCCCATCTTCAAAATTCGCCTTCAACAATTTGGGATACTGCCCTTCTGTCCTATACGATACAAGAAGCTGGCTTAGTTCATGCAGTACCTTCAACTAGAGCGGCTAACCATTATTTAGTTAGACATCAGCAGACAAAGTATGGGGATTGGGCGATTACAAGAGAGGGTATTGCCCCTGGTGGATGGGGGTTTTCTGAAGGGAATACAACTCATCCAGATGTAGACGATACAACTGTTGCGTTAAGAGCGTTGAAGGATATGAAAAATGAGTCAAGTCGTTGGCATGACGGAGTCAGTTGGCTTCTAGCTATGCAAAATCAGGATGGAGGTTGGCCAGCTTTCGAACCGGATCGTCAGGCTTTTCTATTAAAAGACTTACCCATTGACGGGGCAAGGTCATCTTTTCCAGATGATTCATCGGCGGACTTAACTGGTAGAACAGTTGAGTTTTTATGTAACTATGCTGAACTAAACCGTAATCATCCTTCCATTAGAAAGGGAACAAACTGGTTGATTCGGAATCAAGAGAGCGATGGTTCTTGGAGAGGGAGATGGGGGATTTGTTACATTTATGGTACATGGGCGGCGCTAACGGCTTTAAAGGCAGCTGGCTATCCATCTGATTTTACTCCTGTTCGAAAAGGAATACAGTTTCTTAAGAAAATACAGAGATATGATGGGGGATGGGGAGAGTCGTGTCAAAGTGATATTCAACAGAAATTCGTTCCTTTACACGTTAGCACGCCATCACAAACAGCATGGGGCGTTGATGCTTTATCCGTTTGTAAAGAAACAGGTGAATCATTAAATAGAGGTGTGGATTACCTTCTCAAAAAATCATATGATATGGAAGAACGCACTTATCCAACAGGGGCGGGATTACCAGGAGGATTTTATATCAGATATCATAGTTATGAAGTGATATGGCCACTACTTGCGCTTTCACACTATAAAAAGTTACAAATGCAACAATAA
- the proC gene encoding pyrroline-5-carboxylate reductase has product MLKKPNILFIGAGRMAEAIFSGLKQSDTIGKITISNQSDQTRLTHLKETYNVETGIWQEVISTHDVVILAMPPAAHPNVLKELSSKVTEQFVITVAAGIGPSILEASLPGVPTAWIMPNTAADIGESMSLFACGSEVKEEHREVLQTILDAIGESEELSEEQIHDLTAVTGSAPAFVYQFAEALEKTAQSYGLSSEVARKLVMQMIFGSASMLKDGRKAGELRDQVTTPGGATAAGLDVLENAEFSQLLHKAVLAVNHKASEQAK; this is encoded by the coding sequence ATGTTGAAAAAACCGAATATCTTGTTTATTGGTGCAGGACGAATGGCTGAGGCTATTTTTTCTGGACTTAAGCAGTCAGATACGATTGGTAAAATTACGATTTCAAATCAGTCTGATCAAACGAGATTGACTCATTTGAAAGAAACGTATAACGTGGAAACAGGTATATGGCAAGAGGTTATTTCGACGCATGATGTTGTGATATTAGCAATGCCTCCTGCAGCTCATCCTAATGTTCTCAAGGAACTTTCCAGTAAAGTAACCGAGCAATTTGTGATTACGGTAGCTGCAGGGATTGGGCCTTCTATTTTAGAAGCTTCCTTGCCAGGTGTTCCAACAGCGTGGATTATGCCGAACACTGCAGCTGATATTGGCGAGTCAATGTCACTGTTTGCTTGCGGGAGTGAGGTAAAGGAAGAACATCGAGAAGTGCTACAAACAATTTTAGATGCTATTGGTGAATCCGAAGAGCTATCAGAAGAACAGATTCATGACTTAACAGCGGTTACGGGAAGTGCACCTGCTTTTGTTTACCAATTCGCTGAGGCGTTAGAAAAGACGGCGCAATCCTATGGTTTATCATCGGAAGTAGCGAGAAAGCTCGTGATGCAAATGATCTTTGGTTCAGCTTCGATGCTTAAAGATGGGCGGAAGGCAGGAGAACTTCGGGATCAAGTCACAACGCCAGGCGGCGCGACAGCTGCAGGACTTGACGTTCTAGAAAATGCTGAATTTAGTCAACTTTTACACAAGGCGGTACTAGCTGTAAATCATAAAGCTTCAGAACAAGCAAAGTAA